A region of Tigriopus californicus strain San Diego chromosome 7, Tcal_SD_v2.1, whole genome shotgun sequence DNA encodes the following proteins:
- the LOC131884157 gene encoding spectrin beta chain-like isoform X7 encodes MDSLKVKKGRRHRSKVRQFYSDFNSDESASPSISSNSEFQLSPEPASPSVFKFDQKLKAPRVRHISLNEEDPTIAPLSPPYTGTPLPPLSAGLTSNQDIKDAALSIVYSKHIKNLMVEREHVQKKTFTKWVNSHLCRINCRVVDLYTDLRDGKLLIKLLEILSGERLPRPTRGKMRIHCLENVDKALSFLYEQRVHLENMGAHDIVDGSPRLTLGLIWTIILRFQIQEITVEEPGPGAATRSAKDALLLWCQMKTAGYHNVNIRNFTTSWRDGLAFNAIIHKHRSDLIQYERLSKSNAMYNLNNAFDVADREFNLVKLLDAEDVNVEMPDEKSIITYVVTYYHYFSKLKQETVQGKRIAKVVGIDMECDKMIEQYEGFTSDLLKWIENVIEALGDRQFANSLRGVQEQLTQFNSYRNVEKPPKFMEKGNLEVLLFTLQSKMRANNKVPYFPKEGKTISDINKAWERLEKAEHERELALREELIRQEKLEQLAARFNRKAGMRETWLSENQRLVSQDNFGFDLAAVEAAAKKHEAIETDIFAYEERVQAVIAVAHELETENYHDIECINARKDNVLRLWNYLLELLKARRTRLEMSLQLQHNFQEMVYILDSMEELKMRLLSDDYGKHLLGVEDLLQKHSLVEADINVLGERVKQVVQHSQKFLADEDGADDYKPCDPSIIVERVQTLEDAYAELVRLAVERRSRLEESRQMWQFYWDMAEEENWIKEMEQILSQGDIGHDLTTIHLLLSKHKSLETEIRAHENQLQMSIKQGQDLIDQGHFGADKVQTRIDDVMSMWSQLVDLMDTRKRRLTEAVDFHQFLTDADDVDTYMLDVLRLVSSDDIGKDESNVQTLLKKQKEIHDDLMNFQSNVDALHEQATTLGENDKPAVEKRLASIDKRYNELQELSKLRKQRLLDALSLYKLFTEADGVEQWITEKEKMLDTMQPGKDIEDCEIMKHRFDGFDREMNANASRVAVVNQLARQLLHVDHPNSDDIVARQNQLNQRWADLREQAEAKREQLGSAHGVQTFHIECRETVTWIEDKKRVLEQTDELKMDLTGIMTLQRKLSGMDRDMAAIEAKLKTLEDEANKIKDTHPDEAQVVFDRVEKLRGEWKQLNVMLHEREAKLEEAGDLHRFLKDLDHFQAWLTKTESSIANEDTPSSLAEAEKLLSQHQQIREEIDSYTTDYTTMMDYGEKVTADPSTFEDPQYMFLRERLKALRDGWAEVHQMWENRQQLLSQSLNLQMFNRDAKQAEVLLSQQEHLLSKDETPSNLEQAESLIKKHEALLTTMEANDDKVNGVLQFAQRLCSEQHFASDKISKKADDISERRNINHDLALQQLDKLRDQLLLHQFLQDCEELHDWIQEKNVLVQEDTYRSAKTIHSKWTRHQAFESEIASNKERLDRVQESGQELLKTKPEMADLITPKLDELERDFEALQKNTKDKGERIFDAKRADLYEQSCDDIDSFVMDLERQMETEPIGNDLTSVNILMQKQQMIETQMQVKSMQVSELETQAEKLVLMEPDKRNVIEAKKEEVSKKFEAVMAPLEARKKELLVKKEIFQFLRDLEDENIWIEEKMNLVTSDEFGSSLQAVNLLIKKNKTLKGEIDNHEPRILSVCEIGQKLIASDHPDSEKFQKDIDELLENLNNLKEMLEIRRQKLLVSEKAQQFFFDANEAEAWMSEQELYMMVEDRGKDEFSAQNLMKKHTTLESAVEDYSENIRQLSESARQLIADEHPESEQISIRLAQVEKLYAGLRDLAAERKAKLDDALKLFMLNREVDDLEQWIAEREVVAGSHELGQDYEHVTLLWERFREFAKDTEIIGTERVAAANQIADSLITSGHTDAATIAQWKDSLNDSWADLGELIETRTQMLEASRELHKYFHDCKDVLGRILEKQHSMPDDLGRDAGAVSSLTRKHQNFVQDLQGLEGQVKAIQEESSKLQAAYAGEKAMEITNREREVVRAWLELNAMGDSRKNKLHDTSDLFKFFNMVRNLMLWMDDLTRQMSTSEKPRDVSGVELLMNNHQGHKAEIDTREENFTQCFTLGKELLSRGHYANNEIKEKLVELTNQRNTMLLRWEERWEHLQLILEVYQFARDAAVAEAWLIAQDPYLKSGELGQTIDEVENLIKKHEAFEKAAAAQEERFAALERLTTFELKEIKRRQEEDERRREEERAKHAPPSYDRPDAGERSDVGSVKSGKRSDDEELESTLIRKHEWESTTKKTSNRSWDKLCVVLKNGSIGFYKDQKAYKGAPSATYKGEPPVEISGATAEVASDYTKKKHVFRLKLNNGGMYLFQARDDDEMSQWVSAINQSAGGEGPSGGARSQTLPTGASGGDGKKEKKPFFTLKGKN; translated from the exons AGCCCGGACCAGGGGCAGCTACACGATCCGCCAAGGACGCTTTGTTGCTCTGGTGTCAGATGAAGACCGCCGGATACCACAATGTGAATATCCGCAACTTCACCACGTCTTGGCGAGATGGCTTGGCCTTCAACGCCATCATTCATAAGCACAGATCAGATCTCATCCAATATGAGCGTTTGTCCAAGAGCAACGCCATGTATAATTTGAACAACGCCTTCGATGTGGCGGATCGTGAGTTTAATCTGGTCAAACTTCTGGATGCCGAGGATGTGAACGTGGAAATGCCAGACGAGAAGTCCATCATCACCTACGTGGTCACCTACTACCATTATTTCTCCAAGTTGAAGCAGGAAACGGTCCAAGGCAAAAGGATTGCCAAAGTAGTGGGCATCGACATGGAGTGCGACAAAATGATCGAACAATACGAAGGGTTCACGAGTGATCTCCTCAAGTGGATTGAGAACGTGATCGAGGCCTTGGGTGACCGGCAATTTGCCAACTCTCTCCGTGGAGTCCAAGAACAACTGACGCAATTCAACTCCTATCGCAATGTGGAAAAGCCCCCCAAATTCATGGAAAAGGGCAATCTCGAAGTTCTTCTCTTCACCCTTCAATCCAAGATGAGGGCCAACAATAAAGTGCCTTACTTCCCCAAGGAAGGCAAGACCATCTCAGACATCAACAAGGCCTGGGAGCGGTTAGAGAAGGCCGAACACGAACGTGAGTTGGCCTTGCGCGAAGAGCTCATCCGTCAAGAGAAACTCGAGCAGCTGGCCGCCCGATTCAACCGTAAAGCGGGCATGCGAGAAACTTGGCTGAGTGAGAATCAACGTCTGGTCTCTCAAGACAACTTTGGCTTCGATTTAGCCGCTGTTGAAGCTGCCGCCAAGAAACACGAGGCCATTGAAACCGACATTTTTGCCTACGAAGAACGCGTTCAAGCCGTGATCGCAGTGGCCCATGAGCTGGAAACTGAAAACTATCACGACATCGAGTGCATCAATGCTCGGAAGGACAATGTCCTCCGCTTGTGGAACTACTTGCTCGAGCTCCTGAAGGCACGAAGAACACGATTGGAGATGTCCTTGCAATTGCAGCACAACTTCCAGGAAATGGTGTACATTTTGGATTCCATGGAAGAATTGAAGATGCGTTTACTCTCAGACGATTACGGAAAGCATTTGCTCGGGGTCGAAGATCTTCTTCAGAAACACTCGCTTGTGGAGGCCGACATCAACGTTCTGGGAGAAAGAGTCAAACAAGTCGTGCAGCATTCGCAAAAGTTCTTGGCCGACGAGGATGGAGCCGACGACTACAAGCCCTGCGATCCCAGTATCATCGTGGAACGAGTCCAAACCTTGGAAGATGCCTACGCCGAGCTCGTTCGTTTGGCCGTTGAACGGCGGTCCAGATTGGAAGAGTCCCGACAGATGTGGCAATTCTATTGGGATATGGCCGAGGAGGAGAACTGGATCAAGGAGATGGAACAGATTCTCTCCCAGGGTGATATTGGACACGATCTCACCACCATTCATTTATTGCTCTCCAAGCACAAGAGTCTGGAGACTGAAATCCGTGCACATGAAAACCAATTGCAGATGTCCATCAAGCAAGGTCAAGATCTCATCGACCAAGGACACTTTGGTGCGGACAAAGTCCAGACCAGGATCGATGACGTTATGAGCATGTGGAGCCAGCTGGTCGACCTCATGGACACCAGGAAACGACGACTCACCGAGGCCGTTGACTTCCATCAATTCCTCACTGACGCCGATGATGTGGACACGTACATGTTGGACGTGCTCCGATTGGTCTCGTCTGATGACATTGGAAAAGACGAGTCCAACGTGCAGACATTGCTGAAGAAACAGAAGGAGATTCACGACGATCTCATGAACTTCCAGTCCAATGTTGATGCTCTTCACGAACAAGCCACGACTTTGGGCGAGAACGACAAGCCCGCGGTTGAGAAGCGATTGGCCTCCATCGATAAGCGCTACAATGAGCTACAAGAGCTTTCCAAGCTTCGCAAACAGCGACTCTTGGACGCTCTTTCCTTGTACAAATTATTCACCGAGGCCGATGGTGTGGAACAATGGATTACCGAGAAAGAGAAAATGTTGGATACCATGCAACCCGGCAAAGATATCGAGGACTGTGAGATCATGAAGCACAGATTCGATGGATTCGATCGCGAAATGAATGCCAATGCGTCACGAGTTGCTGTTGTGAACCAGTTGGCTCGCCAATTACTCCATGTTGACCACCCTAACTCGGACGACATCGTTGCTCGACAGAACCAACTCAACCAGAGATGGGCCGACTTGCGCGAACAAGCCGAGGCTAAGCGTGAACAATTGGGATCCGCGCATGGCGTGCAGACCTTCCATATTGAATGTCGCGAAACAGTCACTTGGATTGAGGACAAGAAGCGCGTCTTGGAGCAAACCGACGAGCTCAAGATGGATCTCACCGGCATCATGACTCTGCAGCGAAAGCTCTCGGGAATGGACCGAGACATGGCGGCTATCGAAGCCAAGCTCAAAACGCTGGAGGATGAGGCCAACAAAATCAAGGACACTCATCCTGACGAGGCTCAAGTGGTGTTTGACCGTGTGGAGAAACTCCGTGGCGAATGGAAACAACTTAATGTTATGCTCCATGAGCGAGAAGCCAAGTTGGAAGAGGCTGGCGATCTTCACCGCTTTCTCAAGGACTTGGATCATTTCCAGGCTTGGCTGACCAAAACCGAGTCAAGCATCGCCAATGAGGACACGCCCTCAAGCTTGGCTGAGGCTGAGAAATTGTTGAGTCAACATCAACAGATCCGAGAGGAGATTGATAGCTACACAACTGACTACACTACCATGATGGACTACGGCGAGAAGGTGACTGCCGACCCGTCCACATTCGAAGACCCGCAATACATGTTCCTCCGAGAGAGACTAAAGGCCTTGAGAGATGGATGGGCGGAGGTCCATCAGATGTGGGAGAACCGACAGCAATTGTTGTCACAATCCCTCAACCTCCAGATGTTCAACCGGGACGCCAAACAGGCCGAAGTTCTTCTTTCGCAGCAAGAACATCTCCTCAGCAAGGATGAAACTCCGAGCAACTTGGAGCAAGCCGAATCACTCATCAAGAAACACGAGGCTCTGCTCACTACCATGGAGGCCAACGACGACAAGGTCAATGGCGTGCTTCAATTTGCCCAGCGTTTGTGCTCTGAGCAGCATTTCGCTTCAGACAAGATCTCTAAAAAGGCCGACGACATCTCTGAGAGGAGAAACATCAATCACGATCTTGCTCTCCAACAATTGGACAAACTCCGTGATCAACTTCTTCTTCAccaatttcttcaagattGCGAAGAGTTACACGATTGGATCCAAGAGAAGAATGTCCTCGTTCAAGAAGACACCTATCGATCGGCCAAGACCATCCATAGCAAATGGACCAGGCATCAAGCTTTCGAATCCGAAATTGCTTCCAACAAGGAGCGTCTGGATCGCGTTCAAGAAAGTGGCCAAGAGCTTCTCAAGACCAAACCAGAGATGGCTGATCTGATCACACCCAAATTGGACGAGCTCGAGAGAGATTTCGAGGCCCTCCAGAAGAATACCAAAGACAAGGGAGAGCGGATCTTCGACGCCAAGAGAGCCGATCTGTATGAGCAATCTTGTGATGACATTGATAGCTTCGTCATGGACCTTGAACGGCAGATGGAGACCGAGCCCATTGGTAACGACCTCACATCCGTGAATATCCTTATGCAGAAACAACAAATGATCGAGACTCAGATGCAAGTCAAGTCCATGCAAGTAAGCGAATTGGAAACACAAGCCGAAAAGTTGGTGCTCATGGAGCCTGACAAGAGAAACGTTATTgaggccaagaaagaagaagtcTCAAAGAAATTCGAGGCCGTCATGGCCCCACTCGAGGCCAGGAAGAAGGAGCTCTTGGTCAAGAAAGAAATCTTCCAATTTTTGCGCGACCTCGAGGATGAGAACATTTGGATTGAAGAGAAGATGAACCTTGTGACGTCGGATGAGTTCGGTAGCAGTCTTCAAGCTGTTAACCTTCTTATTAAGAAGAACAAGACTCTCAAAGGTGAGATTGACAATCACGAGCCTCGAATCTTATCCGTGTGCGAAATTGGACAAAAGCTCATTGCCTCGGATCACCCCGACTCCGAGAAATTCCAAAAGGACATTGATGAGCTTCTCGAGAACTTGAACAATCTCAAGGAGATGCTCGAAATCAGACGGCAAAAGCTCCTTGTCAGCGAGAAGGCCCAACAATTCTTCTTCGATGCCAACGAGGCTGAAGCCTGGATGTCTGAACAAGAGCTCTACATGATGGTTGAGGACAGAGGCAAGGACGAATTCTCAGCGCAAAACCTCATGAAGAAACACACCACTCTTGAGAGCGCAGTTGAGGATTACTCCGAAAATATTCGCCAATTGAGCGAGTCTGCCAGACAACTCATCGCCGATGAGCATCCTGAAAGCGAACAGATTTCCATTCGTCTGGCACAAGTGGAGAAACTCTACGCTGGTTTGCGAGACTTGGCCGCCGAACGGAAAGCCAAATTAGACGATGCGTTGAAGTTGTTCATGTTGAACCGAGAGGTGGACGATTTGGAGCAATGGATTGCCGAACGCGAGGTGGTGGCTGGATCACACGAATTGGGACAAGACTACGAGCACGTCACTTTGCTCTGGGAGAGATTCCGAGAATTCGCCAAGGACACGGAAATCATTGGTACGGAACGAGTGGCAGCCGCCAATCAAATTGCTGACAGTCTCATCACATCGGGTCACACGGATGCAGCCACAATCGCCCAATGGAAGGACTCTCTGAACGATTCCTGGGCTGATCTTGGCGAGTTAATCGAGACAAGGACTCAAATGCTTGAAGCCTCTCGTGAGCTCCATAAATACTTCCACGATTGCAAGGACGTTTTGGGACGAATCCTTGAGAAGCAACACTCCATGCCTGATGACTTGGGCCGCGATGCTGGAGCCGTGTCATCACTCACCCGCAAACATCAGAATTTCGTCCAAGATCTTCAAGGTCTGGAGGGTCAAGTCAAGGCTATCCAAGAAGAGTCCTCCAAATTGCAAGCTGCTTATGCTGGGGAGAAGGCTATGGAAATCACTaaccgagagagagaggtcgTTCGGGCTTGGCTTGAGCTCAATGCCATGGGCGACTCGCGCAAGAATAAGTTGCACGATACCTCCGACTTGTTCAAGTTCTTCAACATGGTGCGCAACCTCATGTTGTGGATGGATGATCTTACCAGGCAGATGTCTACATCTGAAAAACCACGTGACGTTAGTGGTGTTGAGCTTCTTATGAACAACCATCAAGGTCATAAGGCCGAAATTGACACACGCGAAGAGAACTTTACTCAATGCTTCACACTGGGCAAGGAGTTACTCTCTCGAGGTCATTACGCAAACAATGAGATCAAGGAAAAGTTGGTGGAGCTCACCAACCAGAGAAATACCATGTTGCTGAGGTGGGAGGAACGTTGGGAACACCTACAACTGATTCTCGAAGTATACCAGTTCGCCCGTGATGCGGCTGTGGCCGAGGCCTGGCTCATCGCTCAAGATCCTTACCTGAAGTCCGGAGAATTGGGA CAAACCATTGACGAAGTCGAGAATCTGATCAAGAAGCACGAGGCCTTTGAAAAGGCTGCGGCGGCGCAAGAAGAGCGATTCGCTGCCCTTGAGAGGCTCACCACG TTCGAGTTGAAGGAAATCAAACGCCGTCAAGAGGAAGACGAGCGGCGACGGGAAGAGGAACGTGCCAAGCACGCCCCTCCATCTTACGACCGACCAGATGCCGGGGAACGATCCGATGTGGGAAGTGTCAAGTCAGGAA AACGATCCGATGATGAGGAACTCGAGAGTACCTTGATAAGGAAACACGAATGGGAAAGCACTACCAAGAAAACTTCCAACAG GTCCTGGGACAAACTTTGCGTGGTCTTGAAAAACGGGAGCATCGGCTTTTACAAGGACCAGAAGGCCTACAAGGGTGCACCAAGTGCCACTTACAAAGGGGAACCCCCAGTGGAAATTTCAGGGGCTACCGCCGAAGTGGCCAGTGATTACACAAAGAAGAAGCACGTCTTCAGATTGAA GTTGAACAATGGAGGCATGTACCTCTTCCAAGCCCGAGATGACGATGAGATGAGCCAATGGGTGAGCGCAATCAACCAGTCAGCTGGAGGGGAGGGACCTTCAGGTGGAGCGCGATCCCAAACTCTGCCTACTGGCGCCTCTGGCGGTGATggcaagaaagagaagaaaccCTTCTTCACtctgaaaggaaaaaa TTAA